The Archangium primigenium genomic interval AGCAGCATGACGACGAGCATGGCCACCGGGAAGCTCAGCTCGGAGAGCAGGGACGTGCCCATGCTCTCGATCATGAAGGCCGCCTGGTGCTGGCCCGCGGCCTGGAGGTCCTCGATGTAGTGGCGCTGGACGTTCTCCGTCTGCACCGCCACGGTGAGGCCGCCCAGGACGATGAGCGACAGCACGCACACGGCGAAGGCGTAGGGCAGGAACCAGGACTGGCGCATCCAGAAGAAGCCGCCCCCCACCACGTGCAGGTGGGGCCGACGCCCCTGCTCCTCGAGCGCCACGGGCAGGGCGAGCTGCTCGATGATCATCCCCGCGGGGAAGGCGAGCAAGAGGCCCACGGACAGGCCAATGGCGCTGCCGCCGAGGACGAGCCAGGGGCTCTTGTCGAACTCGAGGCACACCATGCTGCAGAAGAAGCAGGCCCCGAAGGTGTAGGAGCCCGCCATCACGTAGAAGGCGATGCGCCAGGGCAGCTGCAACAGGCGGCCGAGCCGCATGCCCGCGGGCTCCCCGGGCTCCTCGTGCATCGCGCGCCGACACAGGGCCCGGATGAGCAGGGGCGGGTACGTCACCCCGAAGATGAGGATGGTGGGCAGCGCGAACCAGAGGACGGACTGGGTGGCCTGCTCGCCGCGCAGGCCCAGCACCATGCCCAGCATGTAGCAGACGAAGGGCGCCGGAGGCATGGCGCACAGGCGCAGGCGCGCGTCGATGATGCCTGCCAGGGAGCGCGCGGTGTGTGTCGACGGGGGAGAGGACGCCATGTTCTTCGGGCCAGGGGCGGGGCGGCGAGGGAGGGGGCAACACGGCCGCCGGATGAAGGCCTCATCGGCCACCCAGACGCTATCACCATACGCGGCGGCGTGAGCGGGGGGCACCCGAGGGGTTTCACGCCGGGTCGCGGGTGGACCCGCGCCCCGTCACAGCTTGAGGCGCTTGAAGACGCGCTCGGGAATGCCACGGATGAGGAACATGATGGGCCGCCAGAAGTCGGGCAGATACACCTCGTCCCGGCCCGCGTCCACGGCCCGGAGCAGGCCGCGCGCCACGGCCTCGGGCGAGGCGAACAAGGGGTTCTTCTTCACGGCGGCCGTCATCGGTGTGTCCACGAAGCCCGGCTTCACCGTCACCACCGCCACGCCCGCGGGGGCCAGGCGGTTGCGCAGGCCCTGGAGGAACACCGTCAGCGCGCCCTTGGAGGCGCCATAGACGTAGTTGCTCTGCCGCCCGCGGTCGCCCGCCACCGAGGAGATGACCACGAGCGTGCCCGTCCGTTGGGACTCGAAGCGGTTGGCCAGCGGCGTGAGCAGCGACACCGCGCTCAGGAAGTTGGTGCGCAGCACCTTCTCCGTCTCCGCGTACGAGCCCTGGGCCTGGGCCTGGTCCCCGAGGATGCCGTGGGCGAGCAGCGCGCCGTCCAGACCCGCGAGCGCCGCCTCGGCGCGTGCCACCAGGGCCTCGTGCTGGGACAGGTCGTCCAGGTCCAGCACCTCGGTCTCCACGCGCGAGGCGCCCCGGGTCCGGGCATCCCGGGCCACGGCCTCGAGCCGCTCGGCGTGCCGGCCCACCAGGTACAGCGCGACGCCCCGGGCCGACAGGAGCCGCACCGTGGCCTGGGCGATGGCGCTCGTGGCGCCGAGGACGAGAACCTTTTTCATCATGCGCGGTATCTAGCGCGCGCCATTCACCCGGCGCCAGAAGGATGAGGAGAACGCCGGGTCCACGTAACCCCGGAAGCGCTCGTGCTCGGGGTAGTAGGCGCGGAAGCTCTCCGGGCTCATGCGCGAGTCCTTGGCCGGGTACACGCGGCCCCCGGCCCGGCGGGTGAGGGCGTCCAGCTCGTCCACGAGGCGCAAGGTGCGCTCGCCCCGGTGGGCGAAGTCCAGCGCGAGCGAGAAGCCCCGCTGGGGAAAGCTCATCCACCCCGGCGAGGGCAGCGCCCCGTACACCTTGAGCACGGTGAGAAAGGAGGGCATGCCGCTGTGCGCGCTGCGGTCGAGCACCTCGCGCAGGGCGTCCGTGCCCGCGAGCGTCATGGGCACGCCGCACTGGAATTGGAGGAAGCCCTGGCGCCCGTAGATGCGGTTCCAGCCGTGCACCGCGTCCAGCGGGTAGAAGAACGGCTCGTAGTGCACGAGCCCCTGGGGCCGCAGGCGGTACTGGAGGGCGTTGAAGGCCGCCACGGACACGCGGTTGAGCGCGAACTGGGGGAAGTCGAAGGGAATCTGGAGCCGAGGGGCGGGCGCGCGCGTGCGGGGCACGGCGTCCAGCTGGGGCGGCGCGTGATCACCCCGGTAGAACAGGCCGCGGCCGAGGTGGCGTCCCCGCGCGAGGCTGTCCACCCAGGCCACGTTGAACTCGAAGTCGCGCTCGGACGCCTCGAGCAGGGCGAGGAAGCCCTCCAGGTTCTCGAAGGGGACCGTCTCCTGGAGGATGTAGGGGGTGCTCACGCGCCGCAGCTGCAGCTCCGCCCAGGTGACGAGCCCGGTGAGCCCGAGCCCTCCGATGGTGGCGCCGAACCAGTCCGCGTTCTGCGTGGGCGAGCACTCCCGGCGCGAGCCGTCCGAGCGCAACAGCTCGAAGCGGCGCAGGTGCCGGCCGAAGGTGCCCTCGCGCACGTGGTTCTTGCCGTGCACGTCGTTGGCGATGGCGCCGCCCACGGTGACGAACTTCGTGCCCGGCGTCACCGGCAGGAACCAGCCCTGGGGCACCACCAGCCGGAGGATGGCGTCCAGCGTGACGCCGGACTCGCAGCGCAGCACGCCCGTGGCGGGGTCGAAGCCGAGGAAGTGGTCCAGCCGCTCCGTGGTCAGCAGCGCGCCGCCCTCGTTGCGGCACGCGTCGCCGTAGCTGCGGCCCAGGCCATGGGGCAGCAGCGAGCCGCCCGGCGGGGGCTCGGGCAGGGCCTCGCTCGCCCACGACACGGGGTGCTCCCGCTCCGCCGTCACGCGCGGGTGACGTCCCCAGGATGTCCGCTCCCTCTTCATGGCCCGTCCTCCGTCAGGATGCGATCAGCAGCACGGCCGCGGCGATGCCGCCCACCGCATAGCTCACCTTGTCCCGGAGCGCGAACACGAGCGGGTCCTCGTTCACCTCGCCCCGGTGCGCGAGCAGCCACACCCGGCCCACCCAGTACATCATCAGCGGGCAGAGCAGCCACAGGCGCTCGGGGTGGTGGTAGAGCACCGTGACTTCCTTGCTGGTGATGTAGAGCGCGAGCACCAGCACCGCGAGGTAGCCGCTGGCCACGCCCAGCGAGGACAACTGCTCGTAGTCGCTCGCCATGTAGCCGCGTCCGGGGGCCGCGGTCTCGTTGGCCAGGCGCAGCCGCCGCACCTCGCTCAGCCGCTTGACGAGCGCGAGCGACAGGAAGAGGAACATGGAGAAGGTGAGCAGCCAGCTCGACGTGGGCACGCCCACCGCGAGCGCGCCGCCGAAGATGCGCACCGTGTACAGCCCGGCGAGCACCAGCACGTCCATCATCACCACCTGCTTGAGATAGAACGAGTAGGCGAGGGTGATGGCGTAGTAGGTGCCGAGCAGGGCGAGGAACTCGCGGGGCACGAGCAGCGCCACCGCCACGCCGGTGCCCAGGAGGCCCAGGCCCAGCCAGGGTCCGGCCCCGAGCGACAAGTCCCCCGCGGCGAAAGGCCGCCGCCGCTTGGTCGGATGCCGACGGTCCGCGTCCAGGTCCAGCAAGTCGTTGAGCACGTAGACGCTGGAGGCGCACAGGCTGAACGCGAGGAAGGCCAGGAGCGCCTGCACGAGCAGCGGCGCCTGGGTGAGCTTGTGCGCGGCCATCAGCGGCACGAAGACGAGCACGTTCTTGGCCCACTGGTGCACGCGCAGGGCCTTGAGCAGGGCGCGGGGTCGGGCCTGGGCGAGGGGCCGCGCCTCCTCGTGCGCCTCGCCCACGGCCTCGCGCAGGCGGGCCGCGCGGTGCGCGCCGCTCAGGAGCCGCTCGCCGTCGCTGGCCAGCACTTGGTCGAAGAGGCCCAGGTGCGCGGCCACCGCCTCGGCCACGCGCTGGTCCGCCCGCGTGGCGAGCACCAGGCGGCGGCCCTGGGCCTTCGCCTCGGTGAGCCGGGACACCAGCGCCTCGTCATAGGGCAGCCGGCTCACGTCCAGTTCCACGTGCCGGGCCAGCTCCGCGCGCAGCACGGCCTCGCCCCGCAGGCGCCAGCCCAGGGCCCGGGGCAGGAGGTGGGGCCGACGCTTGAGCAGCCGCACGAGCCCCTCGTGGAGGGTGTCCGTGCGCATGAGGACTCCCTCCAACTCGACGACCAGCGGGGCAGGGGGAGGGACAGGAGCGGGCATGGCCATGGCGGAGCGGCCCGGACCGTAGCGCAGGCGGGGCCCGGCAAGGGCCGCATTCGTCCCGCCCGGGTGTTCTCGGACGCGCGAGTCGGAGCGTTCCCGAGGACATCTGAAGCGTATGCGCCGTTCTGAGCAATCAGACTAGAATCAGACGGATGAGGAAGAGCCGTGGACTGTCCCGATCATGGTCGCTCGCCTGGATGTTGGCCCTCTGGAGTGTGGGGTGCTCCGCGCCGCGCGTGCTGACCGGCACCCCGATGAACACCACGACCTGCTCGGAGCTGCCCACGGTCGAGGAGTGCCGGAGCGCGGCGGACGTCATCGACGATGTGTGTCTTCGCGACTGCGTGGTGGCCCAGTGCGCGGGAATCCAGGTCGATTGTGGCGAGCGGGTCCAGGAGAAATGCAAGCAGCTGAATGAGCAACGCGGGGCGCGCGTGGGCGGATTCGTGGTCCGGTCCGCCCAGACGTGCCTGCTGCCCAAGGCGGAGATTGGCTGGTGTCGGCTTCCCATGTCACGAGACTGTCGTGCCAAGGCGATGGTGCATGAGTTGGCGCACGCGTGTGGATGGAGTCACGGCGAGGGCGGCAACGTCCCGGGAGAGGGAGGGCGACTGCGATGCATGTGAATCGTCTGGCGACCGGAGGGCTCGTGGTCCTGCTGTGCCTTCCCGCGTGCAGGCTCCTTCCCTTCTTGGGCCGCGCGGAGGACCCCGCCGCGGCGCCCGCGCGAGAGGACGCTTCCGCTCGCGCGGTGTTGGAGCTCCAGAACATGCGGTTCGATGGTGAGCGCCTGTCGGGACGTCTCCTCGTGGGCGTCGAGACGGGCTCGATCACCTTCGACCGACGGCTCGTGGAGAATGTATCGGTGGAGTTGAAGTCCATCGTGGACTGCACGAACGGTCAGCCGCTCGCGTTCCTCGAGGTGGATTCCTTCCCCGCGCCGCCCGAGCCGGACGAACTGCTCACGTTGACGCCGGGCTACTGGTACGGCGCCGACGTACGCTTCGCCTTGTTCGACACGCACTTCACGGGCCCCGCCCTGCCGGAGTGCTTCGCGGGCGAACTCCGGCTGCGGACCGAAAGCGGGCACATCCCGGGTCGGCTCCCCCTCCGCGTCGAGCGGAGCGTGAAGCCTCCGCCCCCCGCCGATGCGGCGGGCGCGCCCGCGCCGTGAGGCGGGCGCCCGCTCACTCCGGCCGGGCGATGACGAGCGTCTGCAGGGGCACGTGGCGCATGGGCTTGGCGCTCTCGATGCGGAAGCCCGCGTCCGCGAGGAAGCCCTCCATCGCCGCGGGGGTGTAGGCCGCCGCCTTCGAGGTCAGGAAGTAGTGCAGGCCAATGAGCGGCGCGGCGCTCGAGGGCTTGTCCTCGTCCTCGCGCAGGTACTCCAGCACCGCGAGCGTGCCCTTGGGCTTGAGCGCCGCGCGGGCCCGGCGCAAGAGGGCCACGTTCTGCGCGGGCGACAGGTGGTGCACCACCTGGAAGAGCAGCACCGCGTCATACGGGCCGCCCAGGTCCGCGGTGAGGATGTCCCCCTCGCGGTGCGTCACCAGGTGTCCGAGCCCCTCCTGGGCGATGATCTCCCGGCCCACCCGCACGCTGCCCTCCAGGTCCAGCACCGTGGCGTGCAGCCCCCGGTTGCGTCGGCACAGCTCCGCGGCGAACCAGCCGTGCGCGCCGCCCAGGTCCAACACCTCGCTGGCGCCTCGGGGCAGGGGAATGGCGCGCGACACCTCGGGCGCGCTCAGCCGCGCCATCTGGAACATGGCGAGGATGTAGGAGCGCCAGCGCGGATCCTCGGGGGCGAACTGGTGGATGTCCACCGCCTCGCCCGAGCGCACGGCCTGCTCCATCTGGCTCCACCACTCCCACTGGGTGTAGTTGAAGTCCAGGAAGCCGCCCACGTACTGGGACGAGCGGGGATCCAACCAGCGCCGCGCCCGATCCGCCATCCGGTAGCGGCCCTTCTTGCGCTCCACCGCCTCGCACGCCTCCAGCGCCTCCAGGAGCGCGCGCGTGCCCTCGGGCGACAAGGACAGCCGCGCCGCCAGCTCCTCCACCGTGGCCGAGCCGTCCGCGAGCGCGGAGAACACCCCCAGGCGCTCGCCGGCCATGAGCGTGCGCGACGCCATCATCCCGAAGAAGGCCTGGGCCAGGGGCTGGGGCGCCAGGTTGAACCAGTCCGCGAAGCGCTCCAGCAGGTTGTCCGCCTTGAGCCCGAGCCTCATTCGTCCTCCCGGCGCCGACGCGCCATGACCAATCCCACGCCCACCAGGGCCAGGGTATCCACCGGCCCCAACAAACACCCCACCCGCTCCGCCTCGCGGATGCCCGTGTAGCGGCACCGGCCCTGGGAGCAGCTGAAGCGCGCCGTGCAGTCCGCCGTGCTCCGGCAGGCGCCTCCGGGCCGCCCCAGGTTGTCCTCGTCCTCCGGGAGGTTGGGCACCTCGCCGCCCATGCCGCCATCGGGGAAGGAATACCCGCCATCCTCCTGCTGGGACTGCGCCCGCGCCCCGAGGGGCTGCAGCAGGCAGAAGAGGAGCGCGAGACGGAAGAGGGGCGTGGGCACGCGAACGGAGGGCTTCATGGGGGCTCGGGGGGAGTGCGACCGCAACCTATCCGTCCGGCGACTGGGATGCATCATTGGGAAGACAAGCACTTCACGGGCCGCGGGCTTGTGGCTAGGGTGTGGCCCCCGATGGCCCCCCGAATCCTCGTTGTCGATGACCATGCGGAGTTCCTCTCGCTCCTCGTTCAACTCCTCGAAGACGCGGGGTATGAGGCGGTGGGGTCGGGCCGGGGCGCACATGCGCTCGAGTCCGCGCGCAACCAGCCGCCCGCGATCGCGGTGATCGATCTGCTGCTGCCCGACATGACCGGACATCAGCTGGCCGATGCCCTGCGCAAGAACCAGCCCGACCTGCCGCTCATCTTCATCACCGGCGTGTTCAAGGGCGGCAAGCACGCCATGGACGCCCGGCAGAAGTACGCCGTGGCCGATTACTTCGAGAAGCCCTTCGACGCCGCGCGGCTCCTGGACGCCGTGCGCAAGCTCGCCGACGCGGACAAGGACGCCGCGGCGGCCGTGCCCCGCACGGGCTCCTTCGACGACGTGGAGCTCGACATCGACGTGGACGAGGAGGGCTTCGAGGATCCGCTGGAGCTCACCGGCTACATCAAGGTGACGGGCGACAACCTCACCACGGAGATCCGCGGGGCGAACCTCACCGCGGCGCCCCTGCCCAAGCCGCCCCCGCCGCCCGTGGCCGCGCCGCCCGTGGCCGCGCCCCGGGTCGCCGCGCCGCCGCCCGTGGCCGCGCCGTTCGTGGCGGGACCGCCCGTGGCCGCGCCGCCGCCGCCTCCGGGCGTGGCCTCGGCCCGGCCCGCGGGCCACCGCCGGGGCGCGCTCAAGGACAACCTGCCCGCCCTCGTCACCGCCTTCTACCTGGCGGGCGAGACGGGCGAGCTGGGCGTGCAGCGCGGCCAGGTGAAGAAGGTCGTCTACTTCGAGCGGGGCATGCCCGTGTTCGCCCTGTCCAACCTGATGGCGGACCGCTTCGGGCCCTTCCTCGTGCGCGTGGGGAAGATCACCCCGGCCCAGCTCGAGGAGGTCGCCGCCCTGGCCACCGCGAGCGGACGGCGCACGGGCGACGTGCTCATCGAGCGCGGCCTGCTCAAGGACTCCGAGCGGATGTACTACGTGGGCCAGCAGGTCAAGGCCATCATCTACTCGCTCTTCGCGTGGGAGGACGGCTCCTACGTCATGAGCTTCAAGGAGAAGGCCAGCGCGGAGTCCATCAAGCTGGACGTGCACCCGGGCAGCCTCATCCTCCGCGGCGTCAAGAAGCTCTACAAGCCCGAGCGCCTGCGCACGATGATCCGCCCCGAGGAGCGGCTGTTCCCCGCGGAGGCCCCGTCCTACGCGCTCGCGGAGCTGCAGCTGGAGAAGTGGGAGACGGAGCTGCTGCCCCGCGTGGACGGCCAGCGCACCGTGGGCGAGCTGCTCGCCCTGGCCCAGCGCCCCGAGCCCGTGGTGCAGGGCTTCCTCGTGGCGCTCATCGCCCTGGGCGTGCTGGAGCGGCGCGCCTAGCCGGACAGGCGGCTGACGATCCAGAACAGGCCGAGCGCCGCGGAGACTGCGGCCACCGAGCGCTGCAGCCGCTCGGCCACGCGCGAGCCCACGCGCGCCAGGCCCTCGCCGAACACGAGCCCCACCGCGCCCATGCCCAACAGGATGCCGAGCGCGAAGCCCGGCAGGTACGTCCACCCGGACGTGCGCAGGCTGCCGCCCACGAGCAGCGGGGGCAGCGCGAGCAACAGGGCGCGCACGCCGCTGAAGGCCATGAGCGCGCCCGCGGCCGTCGTCACCCGCTCGTGCCGGTGATCGTGCGGCTCGTGGGTGTGACCTGGCAGGTGGGGGTGGCCGTGGCGCAGCACGTTGGGCGACAGGAAGGCGGCCACGGCGATGGCCACCAGCACCGCGCCGCCGAAGATCTCCGCCCAGCGCTCGAACGCCTCG includes:
- a CDS encoding FAD-binding oxidoreductase, with amino-acid sequence MKRERTSWGRHPRVTAEREHPVSWASEALPEPPPGGSLLPHGLGRSYGDACRNEGGALLTTERLDHFLGFDPATGVLRCESGVTLDAILRLVVPQGWFLPVTPGTKFVTVGGAIANDVHGKNHVREGTFGRHLRRFELLRSDGSRRECSPTQNADWFGATIGGLGLTGLVTWAELQLRRVSTPYILQETVPFENLEGFLALLEASERDFEFNVAWVDSLARGRHLGRGLFYRGDHAPPQLDAVPRTRAPAPRLQIPFDFPQFALNRVSVAAFNALQYRLRPQGLVHYEPFFYPLDAVHGWNRIYGRQGFLQFQCGVPMTLAGTDALREVLDRSAHSGMPSFLTVLKVYGALPSPGWMSFPQRGFSLALDFAHRGERTLRLVDELDALTRRAGGRVYPAKDSRMSPESFRAYYPEHERFRGYVDPAFSSSFWRRVNGAR
- a CDS encoding SDR family oxidoreductase translates to MKKVLVLGATSAIAQATVRLLSARGVALYLVGRHAERLEAVARDARTRGASRVETEVLDLDDLSQHEALVARAEAALAGLDGALLAHGILGDQAQAQGSYAETEKVLRTNFLSAVSLLTPLANRFESQRTGTLVVISSVAGDRGRQSNYVYGASKGALTVFLQGLRNRLAPAGVAVVTVKPGFVDTPMTAAVKKNPLFASPEAVARGLLRAVDAGRDEVYLPDFWRPIMFLIRGIPERVFKRLKL
- a CDS encoding class I SAM-dependent methyltransferase, which translates into the protein MRLGLKADNLLERFADWFNLAPQPLAQAFFGMMASRTLMAGERLGVFSALADGSATVEELAARLSLSPEGTRALLEALEACEAVERKKGRYRMADRARRWLDPRSSQYVGGFLDFNYTQWEWWSQMEQAVRSGEAVDIHQFAPEDPRWRSYILAMFQMARLSAPEVSRAIPLPRGASEVLDLGGAHGWFAAELCRRNRGLHATVLDLEGSVRVGREIIAQEGLGHLVTHREGDILTADLGGPYDAVLLFQVVHHLSPAQNVALLRRARAALKPKGTLAVLEYLREDEDKPSSAAPLIGLHYFLTSKAAAYTPAAMEGFLADAGFRIESAKPMRHVPLQTLVIARPE
- a CDS encoding UbiA family prenyltransferase, whose amino-acid sequence is MAMPAPVPPPAPLVVELEGVLMRTDTLHEGLVRLLKRRPHLLPRALGWRLRGEAVLRAELARHVELDVSRLPYDEALVSRLTEAKAQGRRLVLATRADQRVAEAVAAHLGLFDQVLASDGERLLSGAHRAARLREAVGEAHEEARPLAQARPRALLKALRVHQWAKNVLVFVPLMAAHKLTQAPLLVQALLAFLAFSLCASSVYVLNDLLDLDADRRHPTKRRRPFAAGDLSLGAGPWLGLGLLGTGVAVALLVPREFLALLGTYYAITLAYSFYLKQVVMMDVLVLAGLYTVRIFGGALAVGVPTSSWLLTFSMFLFLSLALVKRLSEVRRLRLANETAAPGRGYMASDYEQLSSLGVASGYLAVLVLALYITSKEVTVLYHHPERLWLLCPLMMYWVGRVWLLAHRGEVNEDPLVFALRDKVSYAVGGIAAAVLLIAS
- a CDS encoding MXAN_6627.5 family MYXO-CTERM protein; this encodes MKPSVRVPTPLFRLALLFCLLQPLGARAQSQQEDGGYSFPDGGMGGEVPNLPEDEDNLGRPGGACRSTADCTARFSCSQGRCRYTGIREAERVGCLLGPVDTLALVGVGLVMARRRREDE
- a CDS encoding response regulator encodes the protein MAPRILVVDDHAEFLSLLVQLLEDAGYEAVGSGRGAHALESARNQPPAIAVIDLLLPDMTGHQLADALRKNQPDLPLIFITGVFKGGKHAMDARQKYAVADYFEKPFDAARLLDAVRKLADADKDAAAAVPRTGSFDDVELDIDVDEEGFEDPLELTGYIKVTGDNLTTEIRGANLTAAPLPKPPPPPVAAPPVAAPRVAAPPPVAAPFVAGPPVAAPPPPPGVASARPAGHRRGALKDNLPALVTAFYLAGETGELGVQRGQVKKVVYFERGMPVFALSNLMADRFGPFLVRVGKITPAQLEEVAALATASGRRTGDVLIERGLLKDSERMYYVGQQVKAIIYSLFAWEDGSYVMSFKEKASAESIKLDVHPGSLILRGVKKLYKPERLRTMIRPEERLFPAEAPSYALAELQLEKWETELLPRVDGQRTVGELLALAQRPEPVVQGFLVALIALGVLERRA